A genome region from Scomber japonicus isolate fScoJap1 chromosome 15, fScoJap1.pri, whole genome shotgun sequence includes the following:
- the tnfa gene encoding tumor necrosis factor a (TNF superfamily, member 2) yields MKGEYKISLDAAVDTETRKQTMQSVNPCSKLTRVLLAFIFCLTAVAATAVLILNQHTKGSRQIDEDNSDIHHTLRHLSKVRAAIHLEGEYNPDYNEKTAVEWKTQVDQSHSQGGLELENNEIVIPQDGLYFVYSQASFRVSCSSDDANSQSMVHLSHSVRRSSRSYGNNDATTPYKTILHSVRTACQKTVSSDSDGEGSWYSAVYMGAVFSLNEQDRLKTVTEEKILLDLEDEPGKTFFGVFAL; encoded by the exons ATGAAAGGTGAATACAAGATATCGCTGGATGCTGCTGTTGACACAGAAACCAGGAAACAAACAATGCAGAGTGTTAACCCCTGCTCAAAGCTAACCAGAGTCCTGCTAGCGTTCATATTCTGCCTCACTGCTGTGGCTGCTACTGCTGTCCTCATTCTCAACCAGCACACCAAG GGGTCAAGACAGATAGATGAAGACAATTCTG ATATTCATCACACACTAAGGCATCTTTCCAAAGTAAGAGCCGCCATTCATCTAGAAG GTGAATACAACCCTGACTACAATGAGAAGACTGCAGTGGAATGGAAAACTCAGGTGGATCAGTCCCACTCTCAAGGAGGGCTGGAACTTGAAAACAATGAGATTGTGATCCCTCAAGATGGCCTTTACTTTGTGTACAGTCAGGCATCTTTCCGGGTCAGTTGTAGCAGCGATGATGCCAACTCACAGTCCATGGTCCATCTGAGCCACTCTGTGAGGCGCTCGTCCCGCTCCTATGGGAATAATGATGCCACAACGCCTTACAAGACCATCCTGCACTCTGTCCGCACTGCCTGCCAAAAGACAGTCAGCAGTGATTCAGATGGAGAGGGGAGCTGGTACTCTGCTGTGTACATGGGAGCTGTGTTCAGCCTGAACGAACAGGACAGGTTAAAGACAGTGACAGAGGAGAAGATCTTGCTCGATCTAGAGGACGAGCCAGGGAAGACATTCTTTGGTGTGTTTGCCTTGTAA